In one Vanacampus margaritifer isolate UIUO_Vmar chromosome 11, RoL_Vmar_1.0, whole genome shotgun sequence genomic region, the following are encoded:
- the fev gene encoding protein FEV isoform X2 yields MRRECGGKLVFNMFLSDPTENLLKDNKAASWGPINTGAQKGSGQIQLWQFLLELLSDSSNVSCIAWEGTNGEFKLIDPDEVARRWGERKSKPNMNYDKLSRALRYYYDKNIMTKVHGKRYAYKFDFHGLAQVCQPTSTEQAIYKFQGNFSPLPFSGISKLNLHVAPAVGPSGFSYWAASSPSAALYHHHHHHHPGHSLQTPGPFATVSPSHIGCVNNINTLSNINNHYN; encoded by the exons ATGAGGAGAGAGTGCGGTGGAAAGCTCGTGTTCAACATGTTCCTCTCAG ATCCGACAGAAAATTTGCTGAAAGACAACAAAGCAGCATCCTGGGGTCCGATCAATACTGGAGCACAAAAAG GCAGCGGCCAGATTCAGTTGTGGCAGTTCCTGCTGGAGCTGCTGTCGGACAGCAGCAACGTGTCGTGCATCGCGTGGGAGGGCACCAACGGCGAGTTCAAGCTGATCGACCCGGACGAGGTGGCGCGACGCTGGGGCGAGCGCAAGAGCAAACCCAACATGAACTACGACAAGCTGAGCCGGGCGCTGCGCTACTACTACGACAAGAACATCATGACCAAAGTGCACGGCAAGCGCTACGCCTACAAGTTCGACTTCCACGGCCTGGCCCAAGTGTGCCAGCCCACCTCCACCGAGCAGGCCATCTACAAGTTCCAGGGCAACTTCTCGCCCCTCCCCTTCTCGGGCATCTCCAAACTCAACCTGCACGTGGCGCCCGCCGTCGGCCCGTCGGGCTTCTCCTACTGGGCCGCCAGCTCGCCGTCGGCAGCCCtctaccaccaccaccatcaccaccaccccGGCCACAGCCTGCAGACCCCCGGCCCCTTCGCCACCGTCTCCCCGAGCCACATCGGCTGCGTCAACAATATCAACACGCTCAGCAACATTAATAATCACTACAACTGA
- the cryba2b gene encoding beta-crystallin A2b, whose amino-acid sequence MNTQQLEQMGQFKITVWEEENFQGKRCEFMLDCQNIMERGFNKIRSIKVENGPWVGYEYPEFQGQQFILEKGDYPRYEAWSGNSSYRTEHILSFRPIKCANHSDSKVTLYDGEDFQGRKFEMCDDYPSLQAMGWCSKEVPSIKVNSGAWVAYQFPGYRGYQYILERDRHQGEYRNYNEYSTQAHTNQVQSIRRIQH is encoded by the exons ATGAACACTCAGCAGTTGGAGCAGATGGGTCAGTTCAAGATCACCGTTTGGGAGGAGGAGAACTTCCAGGGCAAGCGCTGCGAGTTCATGCTGGATTGCCAGAACATCATGGAGCGCGGCTTCAACAAGATCCGCTCCATCAAGGTGGAGAACGGACC CTGGGTCGGGTACGAGTACCCCGAGTTCCAGGGGCAGCAGTTTATCCTGGAGAAGGGCGACTACCCTCGCTACGAGGCCTGGAGCGGAAACAGCAGCTACAGAACCGAGCACATTCTGTCCTTCAGACCCATCAAGTGTGCC AACCACAGCGACAGCAAGGTGACTCTGTACGACGGCGAAGACTTCCAGGGCCGTAAGTTTGAAATGTGCGACGACTACCCCTCCCTACAGGCCATGGGTTGGTGCTCCAAAGAGGTGCCTTCTATCAAAGTCAACTCCGGAGC CTGGGTGGCGTACCAGTTCCCCGGTTACCGAGGCTACCAGTACATCCTGGAGAGAGACAGACACCAAGGCGAGTACAGAAACTACAACGAGTACAGCACCCAGGCTCACACCAACCAGGTGCAGTCCATCCGGAGGATCCAGCACTAG
- the fev gene encoding protein FEV isoform X1 — translation MVNSDFLEIIFVSFLISDPTENLLKDNKAASWGPINTGAQKGSGQIQLWQFLLELLSDSSNVSCIAWEGTNGEFKLIDPDEVARRWGERKSKPNMNYDKLSRALRYYYDKNIMTKVHGKRYAYKFDFHGLAQVCQPTSTEQAIYKFQGNFSPLPFSGISKLNLHVAPAVGPSGFSYWAASSPSAALYHHHHHHHPGHSLQTPGPFATVSPSHIGCVNNINTLSNINNHYN, via the exons ATGGTCAATAGTGATTtcttggaaattatttttgtttcgtttcTGATTTCAGATCCGACAGAAAATTTGCTGAAAGACAACAAAGCAGCATCCTGGGGTCCGATCAATACTGGAGCACAAAAAG GCAGCGGCCAGATTCAGTTGTGGCAGTTCCTGCTGGAGCTGCTGTCGGACAGCAGCAACGTGTCGTGCATCGCGTGGGAGGGCACCAACGGCGAGTTCAAGCTGATCGACCCGGACGAGGTGGCGCGACGCTGGGGCGAGCGCAAGAGCAAACCCAACATGAACTACGACAAGCTGAGCCGGGCGCTGCGCTACTACTACGACAAGAACATCATGACCAAAGTGCACGGCAAGCGCTACGCCTACAAGTTCGACTTCCACGGCCTGGCCCAAGTGTGCCAGCCCACCTCCACCGAGCAGGCCATCTACAAGTTCCAGGGCAACTTCTCGCCCCTCCCCTTCTCGGGCATCTCCAAACTCAACCTGCACGTGGCGCCCGCCGTCGGCCCGTCGGGCTTCTCCTACTGGGCCGCCAGCTCGCCGTCGGCAGCCCtctaccaccaccaccatcaccaccaccccGGCCACAGCCTGCAGACCCCCGGCCCCTTCGCCACCGTCTCCCCGAGCCACATCGGCTGCGTCAACAATATCAACACGCTCAGCAACATTAATAATCACTACAACTGA